The Shewanella japonica genome has a window encoding:
- the rsmI gene encoding 16S rRNA (cytidine(1402)-2'-O)-methyltransferase, with amino-acid sequence MDLSVALYIVPTPIGNLGDISNRAIEVLNHVSLIACEDTRHSGKLLSHFGIETRKTALHDHNERDRAQWIIQKLGNGEAVALISDAGTPLISDPGYHLVKQVREAGFNVIPLPGPCAAITALSASGLPSDRFSFEGFLPSKEKGRLDKLAALKEDPRTLIFYESPHRIVHSLESIVTALGGEREIVMAREVTKTFETFLSGPAADVLQNVKDDPNQQRGEIVLMCHGHRTEAESEFSTTVINTLKILCQELPLKKAAALTGQIYDIKKNALYKHGLEIGL; translated from the coding sequence ATGGACCTATCGGTCGCACTTTATATCGTTCCCACTCCTATTGGTAACTTAGGGGATATTAGCAACCGCGCGATTGAGGTATTAAATCATGTCTCATTAATCGCCTGTGAAGACACACGCCACAGCGGAAAACTATTAAGTCACTTTGGCATAGAAACACGTAAAACAGCCTTGCATGACCATAACGAACGTGACCGAGCTCAGTGGATTATTCAAAAATTAGGTAACGGCGAGGCCGTTGCATTAATTTCTGACGCTGGCACACCGCTCATATCCGATCCTGGTTACCACTTAGTTAAACAAGTGCGAGAGGCAGGTTTTAATGTGATCCCACTTCCAGGTCCTTGTGCTGCGATAACTGCATTAAGTGCATCAGGACTTCCGTCAGATCGATTTTCATTTGAAGGTTTTTTACCATCAAAAGAAAAGGGGCGATTAGATAAACTGGCAGCGCTCAAAGAAGATCCGCGTACATTAATTTTTTACGAATCACCGCATCGTATTGTGCACAGCTTGGAATCAATCGTGACAGCATTGGGCGGCGAGCGTGAAATTGTGATGGCACGTGAAGTCACTAAAACATTCGAAACATTTTTATCCGGCCCAGCAGCCGATGTGTTGCAGAACGTCAAAGATGATCCTAATCAGCAGCGCGGTGAAATTGTATTAATGTGTCATGGCCATCGCACAGAAGCCGAGTCAGAGTTTTCAACCACTGTCATAAATACCCTTAAAATTCTTTGCCAAGAATTGCCCTTAAAAAAAGCGGCGGCATTAACAGGGCAAATTTATGACATTAAGAAAAACGCTCTTTATAAGCATGGTTTAGAAATCGGTTTATAA
- a CDS encoding phosphoheptose isomerase, translating into MLERIKDSFTESIQTKIDAAEALPESIEKAAEMMVQCLLSGNKILACGNGGSAGDAQHFSAELLNRYEIERPPLPAIALSCDTSTITAIANDYSYDEIYSKQIMALGQPGDILLAISTSGNSGNVIKAMEAALSRDMTIVALTGKDGGAMAGLMSAGDVEVRVPSNVTARIQEVHLLVIHCLCDNIDRTLFPQDEQA; encoded by the coding sequence ATGTTAGAGCGTATTAAAGACAGTTTCACCGAATCAATTCAAACTAAAATTGATGCAGCTGAAGCCTTACCAGAGTCGATTGAGAAAGCGGCTGAAATGATGGTTCAATGCTTATTAAGCGGTAATAAAATTTTAGCATGTGGTAACGGTGGTAGTGCTGGCGATGCACAACATTTTTCTGCGGAACTATTAAACCGCTACGAAATTGAACGTCCTCCTTTACCGGCAATTGCACTAAGTTGTGACACTTCAACCATCACAGCAATCGCTAATGATTATAGCTATGATGAAATTTACTCAAAGCAGATTATGGCATTAGGCCAACCTGGTGATATTTTATTAGCCATTTCAACAAGTGGTAACTCAGGTAACGTCATTAAAGCCATGGAAGCTGCACTTAGCCGTGATATGACGATTGTTGCACTAACAGGTAAAGATGGTGGTGCAATGGCCGGCTTAATGAGTGCTGGTGATGTAGAAGTACGTGTACCATCTAACGTTACTGCTCGTATTCAAGAAGTGCATTTATTAGTCATTCACTGCCTATGTGACAATATCGACCGCACTCTGTTCCCGCAGGACGAGCAAGCATGA
- a CDS encoding YraN family protein, which translates to MNPGQHAETQARTYLEQQGLQFVTQNQRYRFGEIDLIMRDNQYWVFIEVKYRSSTQFGGALNAVSTAQISRIRKAAEQYLQTHKINAPCRFDVIAINGADIQWLQGCF; encoded by the coding sequence ATCAATCCAGGTCAGCATGCAGAAACACAAGCGCGAACTTACCTTGAGCAACAAGGTCTACAGTTTGTGACTCAAAATCAGCGCTATCGTTTTGGCGAAATTGATTTAATTATGCGTGATAACCAATATTGGGTGTTTATTGAAGTGAAATACCGTTCATCCACTCAGTTTGGAGGTGCTTTAAATGCTGTATCTACAGCTCAAATATCACGCATTAGAAAAGCTGCTGAACAATATTTACAAACACATAAAATCAATGCGCCATGCCGCTTTGATGTGATTGCCATCAATGGAGCCGATATCCAATGGCTCCAAGGGTGTTTTTAA
- a CDS encoding phosphoglycolate phosphatase yields MADFSSIKAIAFDLDGTLIDSVPDLAAATQATLAELALPSCTEQQVRNWVGNGAQVLMQRALLNAEQQKGCDIGVQLENVMPIFMKHYELHLQKHSKLYAGVLTVLSKLNAAGYPLAIVTNKPYRFTIPLLEAFGIADLFGLVLGGDSLDKMKPDPLPLTHILDKWQLEPQQLLMVGDSKNDILAAKAVGVTSIGLTYGYNYGEDIGLSGPTAVCEQFNEILALLTNSAEFTAKSMEQ; encoded by the coding sequence ATGGCTGATTTTTCTAGCATAAAAGCCATTGCGTTTGACTTAGACGGCACGCTAATTGATAGTGTGCCCGATTTAGCCGCCGCGACCCAAGCGACACTTGCTGAGTTAGCATTACCAAGTTGCACCGAGCAGCAAGTGAGAAACTGGGTTGGCAATGGTGCTCAAGTATTAATGCAGCGTGCGTTACTCAATGCTGAGCAACAAAAAGGGTGTGACATAGGTGTACAACTTGAAAATGTCATGCCTATTTTTATGAAGCATTACGAATTACACCTACAAAAACACAGTAAGTTATATGCTGGAGTGTTAACCGTGCTCAGCAAACTTAATGCTGCAGGCTACCCACTGGCGATTGTGACAAATAAACCTTATCGGTTTACTATCCCGTTGTTAGAAGCATTTGGTATAGCCGACTTATTTGGTCTGGTGTTAGGTGGCGACTCGCTGGATAAAATGAAACCCGATCCTTTGCCTTTAACGCATATTTTGGACAAATGGCAGCTCGAACCTCAACAGCTGTTGATGGTAGGGGATTCAAAAAATGACATATTAGCAGCGAAAGCCGTAGGCGTAACCTCAATAGGCTTGACCTATGGGTACAACTACGGTGAAGATATTGGTCTGAGCGGACCCACTGCGGTATGCGAACAATTCAATGAAATTTTAGCCTTATTAACTAATTCGGCAGAATTCACAGCTAAATCAATGGAGCAATAA
- a CDS encoding LysR substrate-binding domain-containing protein → MRKLPPLRSLQVFESAARLQHFSRAAEELCISQSAVSHQIKQLESYYGEQLFLRSTRQLQLTDKGAQLSLQLESTFNALEEVSLQITGDGNQQLRLAVYSSFAIKWLIPRLSEFRQQHPHIQIRLDMITSDPQLSDNVADMFITGQSNQNGYMHLTLHKERLIAVASPDYLQQWLNKPNASPQELIAALPSATLLTVDEGELGIDWQRWHTVNKVDDSDKKQQHIFSHVLMAIEAAIAHQGIALASDFMVKGDIAAGRLVALDLPDILTGFNFNFSCKQRRQHEPALASFIQWLKRQSHSGD, encoded by the coding sequence ATGAGAAAACTACCACCATTACGTTCATTGCAAGTGTTTGAATCTGCTGCTCGATTACAACACTTTTCCCGTGCAGCAGAAGAGCTTTGCATCAGTCAAAGTGCGGTATCTCATCAAATTAAACAGTTAGAATCTTATTATGGTGAGCAATTATTCTTACGCAGTACAAGGCAATTACAGCTAACAGACAAAGGAGCCCAATTATCACTACAATTGGAAAGCACCTTTAATGCTCTTGAAGAGGTCAGCTTACAAATTACAGGTGACGGTAACCAGCAGTTACGATTAGCCGTTTACAGCTCGTTTGCCATTAAGTGGCTTATTCCTAGGCTGAGTGAGTTCCGTCAGCAGCACCCGCATATTCAAATCCGTTTGGATATGATCACCAGCGACCCACAACTCAGTGATAATGTCGCTGATATGTTTATTACTGGGCAATCAAATCAAAATGGCTATATGCACCTTACCTTGCATAAAGAGCGATTAATTGCTGTAGCCAGTCCTGATTACCTGCAACAATGGCTAAATAAACCCAATGCATCACCTCAAGAGTTAATCGCCGCTTTACCTTCGGCAACCTTACTCACCGTCGATGAAGGAGAATTAGGCATTGATTGGCAGCGCTGGCATACCGTCAATAAAGTCGACGACAGCGACAAAAAACAACAACATATTTTTAGCCACGTTTTGATGGCCATTGAAGCTGCGATTGCTCATCAAGGAATCGCACTTGCCTCTGACTTTATGGTTAAAGGAGATATTGCAGCAGGAAGGCTTGTTGCATTGGATTTACCAGACATTTTAACGGGTTTTAATTTTAACTTTAGCTGTAAACAACGCAGACAACACGAACCAGCTTTAGCAAGCTTTATTCAATGGCTAAAAAGGCAATCTCACTCTGGTGACTAA
- the trpS gene encoding tryptophan--tRNA ligase, translating to MTAKPIVFSGAQPSGELSIGNYMGALRQWVGMQDSHDCIYCVVDLHAITVRQDPEKLRAACLDTLAIYLACGIDPEKSTVFLQSQVPQHTQLSWALNCYTQMGELNRMTQFKDKSQKHANNINVGLFDYPVLMAADILLYQANEVPVGQDQKQHLELTRDIATRFNNAYGDTFVVPEPFIPETGARVMSLQEPTKKMSKSDENRNNVIGLLDDPKAIMKKVKKAMTDSEEPPVVRFDVEEKPGVSNLLSLMSGCNGQSIESIEKDFEDKMYGHLKVATGEAVVAMLEPIQARFREIRADEDYLNAVFKAGAEKAQARAEETIKKVYEKIGMIV from the coding sequence ATGACTGCAAAACCTATCGTGTTTAGTGGCGCTCAACCATCAGGCGAGCTAAGTATTGGTAATTACATGGGCGCGCTACGTCAATGGGTTGGTATGCAAGACAGCCACGATTGTATTTATTGTGTTGTTGATTTACATGCGATTACCGTTCGCCAAGATCCTGAAAAGTTACGAGCGGCATGCTTAGACACACTAGCCATTTATCTCGCTTGTGGTATCGACCCTGAAAAAAGTACCGTCTTTTTACAATCTCAAGTACCACAACATACGCAGTTGAGCTGGGCATTAAACTGTTACACCCAAATGGGTGAGCTTAACCGCATGACACAGTTTAAAGATAAATCGCAAAAGCATGCTAATAACATTAATGTTGGTTTGTTTGACTACCCAGTATTAATGGCTGCAGATATCTTGCTTTATCAAGCAAATGAAGTGCCTGTAGGCCAAGACCAAAAGCAACATTTAGAGCTAACACGTGATATTGCAACGCGTTTCAATAATGCTTATGGCGACACATTTGTTGTGCCTGAGCCATTTATTCCTGAAACCGGCGCTCGTGTCATGTCGCTGCAAGAGCCAACGAAAAAAATGTCTAAGTCAGACGAAAACCGTAATAACGTGATTGGTTTACTTGATGATCCTAAAGCGATTATGAAGAAAGTGAAAAAAGCGATGACAGATAGTGAAGAGCCGCCTGTTGTTCGTTTTGACGTTGAAGAAAAGCCAGGTGTATCAAACTTATTGAGCTTGATGTCAGGTTGTAACGGTCAGTCAATCGAGTCAATTGAAAAAGACTTTGAAGACAAAATGTATGGACACTTGAAAGTTGCAACAGGTGAAGCTGTTGTTGCTATGCTAGAACCTATTCAAGCACGTTTTCGTGAAATCAGAGCGGATGAAGACTACCTAAATGCAGTCTTTAAAGCGGGAGCTGAAAAAGCGCAGGCTCGAGCTGAAGAAACAATCAAAAAAGTTTACGAAAAAATCGGAATGATTGTGTAA
- a CDS encoding BON domain-containing protein, protein MIKAVLIIATLFLLQGCAGVVMVGAVGGAKMANDERSMSTQISDTNADFEITSALAKHQDIHKQTNITGVVLNSNVLMIGQSPNSMLRDKAVKVVQELEIGGKLHNQIRIGNPTSFTTRSNDTWITTKVKTRMLNEKTLDMTRVKVVTENGEVFLLGIIPRDQADLAVEITRNTSGVRKVIKVFEYIDP, encoded by the coding sequence ATGATAAAAGCAGTTCTTATCATAGCAACATTATTCCTGCTTCAAGGTTGTGCTGGTGTTGTTATGGTTGGTGCTGTCGGTGGAGCCAAGATGGCCAATGATGAGCGTAGTATGTCTACGCAAATCAGTGATACCAATGCCGACTTTGAAATCACGAGTGCATTAGCTAAGCATCAAGATATTCATAAACAAACCAATATTACTGGCGTAGTATTGAACAGTAATGTATTGATGATTGGCCAGTCACCTAACTCTATGTTGCGTGATAAAGCGGTTAAAGTCGTTCAAGAGCTTGAAATTGGCGGTAAGTTACATAATCAAATTCGGATTGGTAACCCAACCTCATTCACAACTCGCAGCAATGACACTTGGATCACCACCAAGGTAAAAACTCGCATGTTAAATGAAAAAACATTAGACATGACGAGAGTAAAAGTGGTCACAGAAAATGGGGAGGTATTTCTATTGGGCATCATTCCCCGAGATCAAGCTGATCTTGCAGTGGAAATCACCCGCAATACTTCTGGTGTAAGGAAAGTGATTAAGGTTTTCGAATATATCGACCCTTAA
- a CDS encoding penicillin-binding protein activator has product MLKRLITTKFVFAAILSSVLFGCATQTTENKQAIDSSLATVTQTANTYLSEASNSQQPQERDRYLLLAAHAYINDSNVSAADKLLTSMKPNLQPEPTLQAEWLYLSARVAELNRSDADALAILNYPEQWQLPNWQRVTYHQYKARLFNQTKQPIDELRQLSSLSLYLPKQQAFEVNDTIWRTLQPLHEETIKSFMRDGKNPTFSGWLQLAYIAKHYAIDPSQLVRYLGQWQQSNPNHPGAAKLPSDLEKALNAQPYKPQNIAVLLPLTGRRAAVAEPIRQGILASYMAAYDDQITLHFFDTNLGVEQAYQEAVAAGAEFVIGPLLPNAVEEMQALNEQGLMTIPQLYLNQTETFTPNNDQFYFALSPAQEASDAAQRLFDDGVSLPLLLVSNDSTGKRMAASFNEKWLALTEENAEIHYYDGGDQMKVTVQEALGVKDSQARIARMKELIGNTLEADFRSRRDIDAIYMISAAKDLVLLKPFLDVNFSVFADPVALYTTSRSRLSGNSTQSAQELNNLMISDIPWLMSSNAETTMVNTLWSQWNNGQKRLYIMGYDSLDLVNRLAQMRAFPGYQFNGRSGALSVDKDGVIERKLSWGKYQRGKLRPL; this is encoded by the coding sequence GTGTTAAAAAGACTGATTACAACAAAATTCGTTTTCGCAGCTATTTTATCAAGTGTATTATTTGGCTGTGCGACTCAAACTACTGAAAATAAACAAGCTATTGATAGTTCGTTAGCAACAGTAACGCAAACGGCTAATACCTATTTATCTGAGGCAAGTAATAGTCAGCAGCCTCAAGAGCGAGATAGGTATTTGCTTTTAGCAGCTCACGCTTACATTAATGACTCTAATGTAAGTGCTGCTGATAAGCTTTTGACTTCAATGAAGCCCAATTTACAACCTGAGCCAACACTTCAGGCTGAGTGGCTTTACTTGTCTGCAAGAGTGGCTGAGCTGAATCGCTCAGATGCTGATGCACTAGCAATATTGAACTACCCTGAACAATGGCAATTACCGAACTGGCAACGTGTTACTTATCATCAATATAAAGCACGCTTATTTAATCAAACTAAACAACCGATTGATGAATTACGCCAGCTTAGCTCTCTGAGCCTTTATCTTCCGAAACAGCAAGCCTTTGAAGTTAATGACACCATTTGGCGTACGTTGCAGCCTTTGCATGAAGAAACCATTAAAAGCTTTATGCGAGATGGTAAAAATCCAACCTTCTCGGGTTGGTTACAACTTGCCTATATCGCTAAACATTATGCGATCGATCCATCCCAGTTAGTGCGTTATTTAGGCCAATGGCAGCAATCTAACCCAAATCACCCTGGGGCGGCAAAATTACCTTCAGATTTAGAAAAAGCGTTGAATGCTCAACCTTATAAACCGCAAAATATTGCAGTGTTACTGCCATTAACTGGGCGCCGCGCGGCAGTTGCCGAACCAATCAGGCAAGGCATACTTGCAAGTTACATGGCCGCTTATGACGATCAAATCACGCTACACTTTTTTGATACTAACTTAGGGGTTGAACAAGCTTATCAAGAGGCCGTTGCCGCCGGTGCAGAATTTGTGATTGGGCCACTGCTACCCAATGCTGTTGAAGAAATGCAGGCATTAAACGAGCAAGGTTTGATGACGATTCCACAACTGTATTTGAATCAAACAGAAACCTTTACACCGAATAACGACCAATTTTATTTTGCGTTGTCGCCAGCTCAAGAAGCCAGTGATGCCGCACAACGCCTATTTGATGACGGAGTTAGCTTACCTTTATTACTGGTAAGCAACGATTCAACGGGTAAGCGAATGGCTGCAAGCTTCAATGAAAAGTGGTTAGCGCTAACGGAAGAGAACGCCGAAATCCATTACTATGATGGCGGCGATCAAATGAAAGTCACCGTGCAAGAAGCTTTAGGCGTTAAAGATAGCCAAGCTCGTATAGCAAGAATGAAAGAGCTCATTGGTAATACCCTAGAAGCGGATTTTCGTTCGCGTCGTGATATTGATGCCATTTATATGATTTCGGCAGCTAAAGACTTAGTGCTACTTAAGCCCTTCTTAGATGTTAACTTCAGCGTCTTTGCTGATCCTGTTGCCTTGTATACCACCAGCCGAAGTCGGCTCAGTGGTAACTCGACTCAATCAGCACAAGAACTCAATAATTTAATGATCAGCGATATTCCTTGGTTAATGAGCTCAAATGCTGAAACCACTATGGTTAACACATTATGGAGCCAGTGGAATAATGGTCAAAAGCGTTTATATATCATGGGCTATGACTCATTGGATTTGGTTAATCGTTTAGCCCAAATGCGCGCTTTTCCTGGTTATCAGTTTAATGGTCGAAGTGGCGCATTATCTGTCGACAAAGACGGCGTCATAGAACGTAAATTAAGCTGGGGCAAATACCAGCGAGGAAAACTACGTCCGCTATGA
- the rpe gene encoding ribulose-phosphate 3-epimerase, producing the protein MRPFLIAPSILSADFARLGDDVKAVLDAGADVVHFDVMDNHYVPNLTIGPMVCQALRDYGITADIDVHLMVKPVDRIIPDFAKAGASIITFHPEATEHLDRSLQLIKESGCKAGLVFNPGTPLHYLDHVMDKLDVILLMSVNPGFGGQSFIPSTLDKLKQVREKIDASGFDIRLEVDGGVKVDNIAEIAAAGADMFVAGSAIFNQPDYKTVVDEMRTELAKVDA; encoded by the coding sequence ATGCGTCCATTTTTGATTGCCCCATCTATTTTATCTGCCGATTTCGCCCGTTTAGGTGATGATGTTAAAGCCGTTTTAGATGCCGGTGCTGACGTTGTTCATTTTGATGTAATGGATAACCACTATGTACCAAATTTAACAATCGGTCCTATGGTTTGTCAGGCGCTTCGTGATTATGGCATTACCGCTGATATTGATGTGCACTTAATGGTTAAGCCTGTAGATCGTATCATTCCAGATTTTGCTAAAGCAGGTGCTTCAATTATTACTTTTCATCCAGAAGCGACGGAACATCTTGATCGTAGTTTGCAATTAATTAAAGAATCAGGCTGTAAGGCTGGCTTAGTATTTAACCCTGGAACGCCATTACATTATCTTGACCATGTAATGGATAAATTAGATGTGATTCTGCTTATGTCAGTCAATCCTGGCTTTGGCGGTCAATCATTTATCCCATCTACGTTAGATAAACTTAAACAAGTTCGCGAAAAAATTGATGCCAGTGGATTTGATATTCGTCTTGAAGTGGACGGTGGCGTAAAAGTGGATAATATTGCCGAAATTGCAGCGGCAGGCGCAGATATGTTTGTCGCAGGTTCTGCTATTTTTAATCAGCCTGATTATAAAACCGTGGTTGATGAAATGCGTACCGAGCTTGCAAAAGTAGACGCGTAG
- a CDS encoding tyrosine-type recombinase/integrase, which produces MMKSPHISLKQLFAELTDYSWADGLQEHERDLRNENNATTMFEVMGDDIRDSLKNGGGKYDPSDYGLKTLPPAEIEPRRDFEQLALTLSEAMIERIWNGGSETFDSLYYKAKEQSELDTAVAKPYLLSEAWADFRVFKSDWKSKVADANHRLYQVMLEFWGDIDILQVDRQMIKGVLSRYQDFPKRNIKPYHSMSVQEVMAIDEEEIANKSKVAPKTVKELLKLCQSFFSAYLTIEKGIFQISPTANVKYEVKSVSYASFSDTQIKKLKEKAISLGGWKQWTILLAIYTGARRGDIVGLTRNSLKIDEDTERYYLWIDSGKTDAATRPIPIHQELIDLGLIEFIEGIEGELFPEIAKHHNRLTYHARALMDSLQIPSENERGQRYSLHSFRHTFITKVQECGVSTSLFQTVVGHEKSELGISNRYTHDFKVKSLFCVVDAITDW; this is translated from the coding sequence ATGATGAAGTCACCACATATTTCACTTAAACAGTTGTTTGCAGAGTTAACCGATTACTCTTGGGCTGATGGACTTCAAGAGCATGAAAGAGACCTCAGAAATGAAAATAATGCTACGACCATGTTTGAAGTTATGGGTGATGACATCAGAGACAGCCTTAAAAATGGCGGTGGTAAGTATGACCCCTCTGATTACGGCTTAAAAACTCTTCCACCAGCAGAAATAGAACCCAGACGTGATTTTGAACAGCTCGCCTTAACCCTGTCAGAGGCTATGATTGAGCGTATATGGAATGGAGGGTCTGAGACCTTTGATAGCCTGTATTATAAAGCTAAAGAGCAGTCAGAGCTCGATACAGCGGTCGCTAAGCCATATTTGTTAAGTGAAGCTTGGGCTGACTTTAGGGTATTTAAATCTGATTGGAAATCAAAGGTTGCGGATGCTAATCATCGGCTTTATCAGGTGATGCTGGAGTTCTGGGGTGACATAGATATTCTGCAGGTTGACAGGCAAATGATTAAAGGGGTGCTGTCACGTTACCAAGACTTTCCTAAAAGGAATATTAAGCCTTATCACTCCATGTCGGTACAAGAAGTTATGGCTATTGATGAGGAAGAGATAGCTAACAAGTCAAAGGTAGCTCCAAAGACAGTAAAAGAACTCTTAAAGTTATGTCAGAGCTTTTTTAGTGCATATTTAACAATAGAGAAGGGTATCTTTCAAATTTCTCCGACAGCGAACGTTAAGTATGAGGTGAAGTCTGTTTCTTATGCTAGCTTCTCTGATACTCAGATTAAGAAGCTTAAAGAAAAAGCTATATCGTTAGGTGGCTGGAAGCAATGGACTATTCTTTTAGCTATTTATACAGGAGCACGAAGGGGGGATATTGTTGGGCTAACTCGTAATAGTCTTAAAATTGACGAAGATACAGAACGTTATTATCTATGGATTGATTCAGGTAAGACAGATGCGGCTACTAGACCTATCCCTATACACCAAGAGTTAATAGACCTTGGTCTTATTGAGTTTATTGAGGGTATCGAAGGAGAGTTATTTCCAGAGATAGCCAAGCATCACAACCGATTAACATATCATGCTAGAGCCTTAATGGACTCTCTGCAGATACCTTCTGAGAACGAAAGAGGGCAACGGTATTCTCTCCATAGCTTCCGTCACACCTTCATTACCAAAGTTCAAGAGTGCGGTGTTTCCACTTCTTTATTTCAGACCGTAGTTGGGCATGAAAAATCCGAGCTAGGAATATCTAATAGATATACTCATGACTTCAAGGTTAAGTCACTATTTTGTGTTGTCGATGCCATTACTGATTGGTAA
- a CDS encoding DMT family transporter translates to MKSPVIFALIILVLGNIFSALYDVSIKWLPDNADIITFLLLRQCGSVLMLLPIWFMARKPVTGHFKLQLVRSHLGVITSITLVVGLVSLPLATVSSLFFSAPIMITVLGYVWLKEQISLTQWWITLLGFIGVLILLRPSNIEWAGLLVLVAAVTFSMNQIALRKLPKQESPLVTLLLYNLLSIPVLCVAGACIGFGDVTMALIGLSLISNSFLLAYHFCCIVAYRSAKASDIAVAEYSGLLFCVLFGWLWFDEWLDGMSWLGASLIVLPTVLLPLILACVRRLQRKSVSVLN, encoded by the coding sequence ATGAAGTCTCCAGTCATTTTTGCACTAATCATACTGGTGCTTGGCAATATCTTTAGCGCGTTATATGACGTATCCATCAAGTGGTTACCAGATAATGCAGATATCATTACCTTTTTATTATTACGACAATGCGGCAGCGTATTGATGTTATTGCCAATATGGTTCATGGCGAGAAAGCCTGTTACAGGCCACTTTAAATTACAGTTAGTGCGTTCTCACTTAGGGGTTATAACGTCAATTACCTTAGTGGTTGGCTTAGTTTCATTGCCATTAGCTACCGTCAGTTCATTATTTTTTTCAGCGCCGATTATGATTACTGTACTAGGCTATGTTTGGCTTAAAGAGCAGATCAGTTTGACCCAATGGTGGATTACTTTACTGGGATTTATTGGCGTGCTGATTTTGTTACGGCCATCAAATATCGAATGGGCAGGCCTGCTAGTTCTCGTTGCTGCAGTGACGTTTTCAATGAATCAAATTGCATTAAGAAAGCTACCAAAGCAAGAATCACCATTAGTGACATTACTGCTTTATAATTTATTGAGTATTCCAGTATTGTGTGTGGCGGGAGCCTGTATCGGCTTTGGGGACGTGACGATGGCATTAATTGGCTTATCGCTGATTAGTAACAGCTTTTTATTGGCGTATCACTTTTGCTGTATTGTTGCTTACCGTAGTGCGAAAGCGAGTGATATTGCCGTAGCTGAATACTCAGGGTTACTATTTTGCGTGCTATTTGGCTGGTTATGGTTTGATGAATGGCTTGATGGGATGAGTTGGCTGGGGGCCAGTTTAATTGTACTACCGACAGTACTATTACCTTTAATACTTGCCTGTGTTCGTAGGCTGCAACGTAAGTCGGTATCTGTATTAAATTAA
- a CDS encoding DUF2970 domain-containing protein produces the protein MSFWRVFSSTVAAFFGVQTEDNRQRDFQQSNSPLPFIFMGIALAIIMILSLIFIVNQVLA, from the coding sequence ATGTCTTTTTGGCGGGTATTTTCGAGTACTGTTGCAGCTTTCTTTGGAGTGCAGACAGAAGATAATCGCCAGCGAGACTTTCAACAAAGTAATTCACCATTACCTTTTATTTTTATGGGAATTGCTCTGGCGATCATTATGATTCTATCTTTGATTTTTATCGTGAACCAAGTATTAGCGTAA